The DNA sequence GGGCCGGGGCCGTAATCCCGATTTTTGTGTGCAGATTAGGGCTGGGGCAaaccccagtgtccccccccccagccccagcacgcaGATGGCCACGATTTAAGGAGcctttggggcagggggggggctgcaggaaccACAACGGGCTGaaaatggggaaactgaggcaggttTGGGGGGGTCAAATGGTTTTGGGGCCATCACCTCCCCCCCAGGCTCACGCCTGTCCCCACGCAGCCCCAAACCTCCGGACACCCCCATGGGGTCCCCGGGACCCCCGCCCCACTCGGGGGGGGGGCATCGCCGGCGTTATAAGATTAAGTTTGTGTCATAAGCTTCCTAGTTTTCGAGGCCGCTACGAGCTTTGGGGGTTTAATCCCCCGGGATTAGGTGGCCAAGTCGCCTTTCTTAGCGAGACGCCCTAATGCCATTAGCACCTGGGATCCCAGATATTCATTAGGGCCGTCGGGGACAATTAGcggcaggaaaaaaataaaattaatagggcagggtccctgtcccccccccatggcCTTCTGAAAACGGTGGCTTAATCGGGCAAAtgcagccccgctgcccccccctcccaccgCAGGGATTAAGCCCCATATGTGCGTCCCCCGGGGGACCGGGACCACCAGGGGTGGGGGTGTGGGCACCCCGGCTGCTCAGCCCCCCCCCGTGACAATGCCAGGGGGTGCCAGGCCCCGATGGGGTCACCCTGATAaaaggggggggtccccagcagGGTgcatggggtgctgggggctggctccGGCCCCATTGAGGCCtgtagggttttggggggggggggtcccatgggggtgctggtggcatCCACGGAGCTCCCTCTGAGCAGGTCCTGCGTCTggagacccccccaaaaaaaaacacagccccCAAGCACAGGGCTACAggaaggggacacggggagcgGGGAAGAAGGGGGCGAGGACGCGGGGGCCGGGGACCCGTCCCCACCGCGCTCGCTCGGGCAGGGAgaggcggggggcagcgggcagggccagggggggcagcaccgggggggccAGGGGGGGCCCGGCAGGCagcggggggcagcaggggcagcagcagccgagGCCGTACAGGGCGTAGGGGTGGCAGTAGCCGATGTTCACCGCCAGCCTGCGAGGGGAAGCAGAGCACGGGGTCAGCCCGCagacccccaaaacccacccgGACACCCCCttgacccccccccaccttccCCAAACCATCCCGGCTCACCTGCGGATGCGCCTGCGCGCCCGCCGGCGGTGGTAGTCGCCCTTGGCGAAGTCGTCCAGGTTGGCGGGGTGGATGGCCCAGAAGTGGCCCTTGCCGTTGTCGCTGCGGCCGGCTTTGACGAAGCACTCGTTGAGGGACAGGTTGTGCCGCACGCTGTTGCGCCAGCTCTTCTCCTGGCACGGGAGGTGCCAtcagccaccaccaccaccaccaacaacaacaaccgcCCCCCACGGGCACCCCACGCAGCCCCTCGGTGCCCGTCCCGGCCATCAGTAGGGACCAGAGTGAACGGCGCCTGAGCGACACCGAGAGCCAGCCCGGCTGAGCTGCCCGTCCCGAAACCATGGCAGAATTTGGGGCCGTTTTTCCAGCAGGTGAAGGTCGGGAGAGAGATGAGGTGAGTCCAAcctcccccctgccctccccatcTCAGCCCTGCTCCGGTGCTTGGCTCCCGATTGCTCCCCTCCGCCCAAGCACTACAATGGGGGGGTAAAAAGCCCTGAAAACAGCATGAAAACATCTCCCCCCCGCCCTCACCTTGTTCTTGAAGTAGGGGTACTTGTCCATGATCCACTGGTAGATGTCggacagcagcagcttcttctcCGGGGAGGACAGGATGGCTGTGGAGATGAGGGCGATGTACGACTGCGCCGGCTTGTCCCCGGGCTCCGCAGGGGGCCGTGGGGCTGGCGGGGGGCTCGTGCTGGAGGCAGGGGGTGCGCAGGGCCCCCCAGGATCCCCTCGTCCCGACAGGAGGTACTCGATGGTGAAGGAGGCCCCGGGTGGGCGCGTTCCCCCCGGCGCCGCGTCCCCCATGGTCCCCGCAGCGCAGCCGGGTGCCTGCAAGGGGAAGGGCTCGCGGGCCGGCCCCCGATAATTAGTGCAGATTACAGGGTTTGCTAATTGTGTTTTCACAAACGGGCTGCCTTTGCAAAGCAGCCTGTTTATCTGGCAAAGCCCCGGGTTTAGCGGGATTTGGGCCTTTAAGCctcataaataaaatgattaatCCGCTGGAGGTGGAGGAATTCGAAGTGGCAGCGAGGTGCCCGCGAGGACGGGGCTAAAGGAGACCCCgcgccagcccctgcccacacCTGCACCCTGGCAAAGCTGAAACGAACCCAAAAGAGCACCCAAAAGCCCCCGTTAGAACCCAAAACCCCCCCATTTGCACCCAAAATCTCCGGCAGGGACCAGAGGAGGCTCCGGCCGCCGGCACCGGGAGCTGTTCGGGACCAGGAGCAACGCGACAAGCAGACAGCGGAGTTAAAtgtaaatctttctttttatttaacaaacacTATAATTTGAACTTTGAAGAATGTGTactgagggaaagaaaaataattttcttttgttttttctcttctctttacaaaaaagaaaaaaacaggataTAAGAAAAAACATATGTACAGGAAGAGCTGGCCAACTCAAACAGAAAGCAGTAACAGAAGCATGATGTTTCCAAACAGTGGCTTGGCCTGgaaaatttaaaagcaattaaattAGAATACAAATATTAGAAAAAACTGGACTCTAAAGCTACTGTGAGCCACAGAACTTTATACAGCAAAACTTAATTTTTGAGTTCTACCCAATTTTTTCATTTGGAATCCCCCTTCCCGCCCCTGCCCCCATTTAAACCTGAAAACATATTGCTTTAcgcacaaaaaaataaaaaaaaacaacaaaaaaagagaagataaaGAAAAGTCTGCCGTACAAATCAGAGCTTCTCTGTGGGAGCAAGACCGGGAAGAGCAAACGCCACGGACCTGCCCTGGGGGGGACCCCCCGGCTCCACAAGGGGCCAGGGGACGGAGGGGACAACGCGGTGCTTCTCCGCAGGGCCCCCCCGTTTGTCCCCCAGCTTCACTTGGTGGGATTCGAGGGGCAGGATGTGGAGACGGAAGCCCCATGGATGCTGTGTCTATAGGTTGAAGCTTCCTCGAGAGTGTTTAGAGGTCAATTCCTCGCTCCGTCCCTAGACGCCTTCAGGTAAGTCACTAACAAGGACTTAAAACAGTTCTGGGTGgaatttgatgtttttttttttgttttttttttttctgacccaGGACGAGTGCTCGGGAAGGCGCCGCCGCGTGGTTCTGCCTCCCCAAGCCCGTCCCCTTCGCTCTCCACCTGTCCCGTGGGCATGCCAAGGGGCAGAGGCGCCGGCCAGCTTCCCTCCAACGCTTGTTCTCATCCCCAGATGAGAAAAGTCAGCAAGGTCTAAAGCAAAACAGACTTCAGAGGCATTAGTGggaacagcagagctgctgacgCAAAGTCAATTACAAAAATTCTCTAAGACAAAAGTCAAAAGGTTACCATTTGGAAacgcaaaaaaacaacaacaacaacaacaactttttGCCATCAAGAGCATAGCAGTAGCTTTGGGTCTGGGACCAAAGCCTTGAACAGAGAAGTGGAAAGTCCAGAGGCTGCGAACGCGTGGCCACGGGGCTCCGCGCGCCGTCCCTCGGCTCTGTCCTCGCCGCCCTGCCCAGCAGTGCCAGCGGCGGGCTGCGCACCGGGTGGTGACTGAAAGAAACCTGAATTGGAGATTACCGAGGTAGTTGGCTAGAAACTGAGATTCCCCCACCTGGCATTTTCTCGAAGGCCCACGCATCCctcgcccgcccgcccgccccgcgtGCCAGGGGTCCAGCTGTCCTGCAGGGCGCCGCCGCCTCCAGCACCGAAACCTTCTCAGGGAAAAGGGAATGCGCAGCCCTTTGAGTCTTCAAAAACACCAAGTTATTGCACTTCAAAAAATACAACAGGTTTGTGGTTCGAGCCCTCcccaccctccctccccccccatggCTTCTGCTCAACTAAAACGATTCACTACGCACAAATTTCTACGTTACCTTCGGGTCGGGTTAAAAGATTCGAAACGTGTCTCTTTACATGAGGTGCAGAGCTGCTTGAGCTCCTATCTAGAACAGTGCGATTCCAATCAGACGTCTCTTCCCTTtcgccccgtgccccccagccccaccccTATAAACCCCCCCCTCTATGCTCGCTGGGTTATACAAACCTCCCTCGCCCACCCCCCCAACTCCTCTCCTGtccctccccccttcccacccccaccacccccctccccaaaacatgTCCAGCAAAACTTTTAGATAACCAGGAATGCTTATTTCAACAAGACAATAAAAATGCACACAGCTTTGGAGATGCACGGGAGTCGGGTGTCCTGTAGGTCTGCAGGTGAACTCCACCGAGCTGAACGGTCCTGGTGCGGGGCAGCAGCGAGCCGCGGGTTCTGGCTGCCTTAAGACACTTCCCTTACTTCAGACTCCGGTTTCAGGGTCAGGCTTTGAGTGGGGTAGTTTTCCAACCAAGAAGCAGCtcaatggttttatttttttttttctttctctcgtTTTTAATGGTTAATTTGGAATAGGAAAGTCAAAGGAGatcggggagggagggagacgAGGTGGGAGAGGAcattctccccctcctccagtTTAATAAGCACCAGAGTATTCAAGTCTGTCCGTTCTGAGATTCAGAGCTGCTTCCGCAGTCAGCAGGCAGAAACTAAACCTTTCTCGTAAGAGCAGCGTCGTTTTGGTTGGGGTCCGTCATCGTCGTCGtcttcctcctcgtcctcctcctcttcctcctccgaCGAGGAGCTGTCCAGTGTTAAATCCACGACGTCGGCAGTGGCCTTGCCGTTCTCACCGTTACCGttaggggtgggcagcagcccGTTCACATCTGAGGAACCTGAGAGGGGGCAGGGAAGAGAGGACTAATTAAGACCCCTACTAATTAATTCATGTCCAGTTCGGGGGATGCTCTGACCCTCGTGGTCTCTCGTGGCTGTGCAGTGCTCGGTACAAATGGCACATGAGGACAAGGCTCTCGAGCACcaggtttgatttttttggggggtcctgTATGGAGCCAGGACCTTGGGATCCCTTTTTTTTGaccccttccaactcgggacgTTCGGTGTTCCCAGATGTCACACAGCTCTTCTCAAGCCCCCTGCAAAACTAGAGCTCCCCAATCCATGCACGCTGCCTACAGAAATGCCAAGCCTTTATCTCCAGACGCTCACCTAGAACTAATATTGGACACTGAGGGCTGCAGCTCCGTTCCTTCTCGGCTCTGATGGGACACCAGGAGCCATCCACCAGGTACTCTATTTCATCCGCGTCCTCACATTCGGTCAGTATCTTTGACAGGAGCCTGGACGGGAGAGAAGATGCCATCGATTAACCTtgaggccagcagcagccctggccaGCAGCCTGGAGCTTCACCTTAAATAGCCTTCAATTTAAGAGAAATTTGGCATTGGCAGGAGGCTGCCAAACAGACAGCCCTCGCAGTCAAGAGCTCGTTTTTATTTCCCATAAAACGAGTACAGGTTCTGACAACGCAGACCATCCCAGTCCTTTCTGACAACGCACCTAAACCATGAACTAACGTTTTAATTACGTGCAATTAGAAGAGCCTTGCCCCTTCACCCAGTTTCCCCAGTCTGTGGTACCCGACCCAGAGCCCTGGCAGGGCTGGTGCCAGGACATCCCCATC is a window from the Anas platyrhynchos isolate ZD024472 breed Pekin duck chromosome 29, IASCAAS_PekinDuck_T2T, whole genome shotgun sequence genome containing:
- the LOC139999728 gene encoding LOW QUALITY PROTEIN: uncharacterized protein (The sequence of the model RefSeq protein was modified relative to this genomic sequence to represent the inferred CDS: inserted 2 bases in 2 codons) → MGDAAPGGTRPPGASFTIEYLLSGRGDPGGPCAPPASSTSPPPAPRPPAEPGDKPAQSYIALISTAILSSPEKKLLLSDIYQWIMDKYPYFKNKEKSWRNSVRHNLSLNECFVKAGRSDNGKGHFWAIHPANLDDFAKGDYHRRRARRRIRRLAVNIGYCHPYALYGLGCCCPCCPPLPXRAPPGPPGAAPPGPARCPPPLPARASAVGTGPRPPRPRPLLPRSPCPLPVALCLGAVFFFGGVSRRRTCSEGAPWMPPAPPWDPPPPKPYRPQWGRSQPPAPHAPCWGPPPFIRVTPSGPGTPWHCHGGGLSSRGAHTPTPGGPGPPGDAHMGLNPCGGRGGQRGCICPIKPPFSEGHGLIVPDGPNEYLGSQVLXGIRASR